A region from the Aegilops tauschii subsp. strangulata cultivar AL8/78 chromosome 5, Aet v6.0, whole genome shotgun sequence genome encodes:
- the LOC109733976 gene encoding ras-related protein Rab11C translates to MAHRVDNEYDYLFKIVLIGDSGVGKSNILSRFTRNEFCLESKSTIGVEFATRTLQVEGKTIKAQIWDTAGQERYRAITSAYYRGAVGALLVYDITKKLSFENINRWLSELRNHADSNIVIMMVGNKSDLNHLRSVQEEEGQALAEKEGLSFLETSALEALNVEKAFQTILSDIHQIISKKALAAQEAAGSGPPTQGTTINVADSSGNMKKGCCST, encoded by the exons aTGGCGCACCGGGTGGACAACGAGTACGACTACCTCTTCAAGATCGTGCTCATCGGCGACTCCGGCGTCGGCAAGTCCAACATCCTCTCCCGCTTCACCCGCAACGAGTTCTGCCTCGAGTCCAAGTCCACCATCGGCGTCGAGTTCGCCACCCGCACCCTCCAG GTAGAAGGCAAGACAATTAAGGCTCAGATATGGGATACTGCTGGCCAAGAGAGGTACCGTGCAATCACAAGTGCTTACTACAGGGGAGCTGTGGGAGCTCTTTTGGTGTATGACATAACAAAGAAGCTATCATTCGAAAACATCAATAGGTGGCTCAGTGAGCTCCGTAACCATGCTGACTCCAACATCGTCATTATGATGGTTGGAAACAAATCCGACCTTAACCACCTGAGGTCGGTTCAGGAGGAAGAAGGACAGGCATTAGCAGAGAAGGAAGGGCTATCCTTCCTTGAGACCTCGGCACTGGAAGCCTTGAACGTCGAGAAGGCGTTTCAGACTATCCTTTCCGACATCCATCAGATCATAAGCAAGAAGGCGCTCGCTGCCCAGGAGGCTGCAGGAAGTGGACCTCCGACTCAAGGAACCACCATCAATGTTGCTGATTCATCCGGCAACATGAAGAAAGGGTGCTGTTCTACCTAG